The following are from one region of the Nicotiana tomentosiformis chromosome 7, ASM39032v3, whole genome shotgun sequence genome:
- the LOC138895629 gene encoding uncharacterized protein has translation MVRHVSYMVGEKVLLRVSPMKGVMRFGKKGKLSPRYIGPFEVLERIREVAYKLALPPSLSRVNPLFHVSMLRKNYGDPSHILDFNTVQLEGDLTYDVESVAILDRQV, from the coding sequence ATGGTTCGTCATGTTTCttacatggtgggtgagaaggttttaCTCAGAGTTTCtcctatgaaaggtgtgatgaggtttgggaagaagggcaagttgagccctcggtatattggcccttttgaagtgcttgagaggattagagaggtggcctacaagcttgcattgccgcctagtctatcacGTGTTAACCctttatttcatgtttctatgctccgaaagaattatggtgatccgtcacatATTTTAGACTTCAACACGGTTCAATTAGaaggagatttgacttatgacgtAGAGTCAGTGGCCATTTTAGATCGACAGGTTTAG